A portion of the Burkholderiales bacterium genome contains these proteins:
- a CDS encoding efflux transporter outer membrane subunit yields the protein MKQSYKRFFAQMAPLALLTACTVGPDYVRPMVEEPTAFKEMDSWKTAQPRDQEIKGKWWESFNDAPLNSLEDQVNISNQNLAQSEAQFRQARALVQSARAGYFPTLSADASDMRSHQSSGLRTRPSVSTVPITTYSLSLNAAWELDVWGRVRRTVEANQASAQASAADLEAARLSVQAELAQNYFQLRAVDAQKQLLDDTVAAYEKSLRLTQNQYAAGVVAKADMVQAQTQLKTTQAQAVDVGVQRAQLEHAIALLVGKPASTFSIPVAPLAVAPPPIPIGLPSELLERRPDIAAAERRVAAANAQIGVAKAAYFPAITLSASSGFESSSFARWFTLPSRFWSVGPAIAETLFDAGLRRAQSDQAIAAYDANVAAYRQTVLTGFQEVEDNLAAARILEQEAQVQDEAVQSARESVALTTNQYKAGTVSYLNVVTVQATALSNERTAVDILNRRLTASVLLIKALGGDWNISGLPASADLAISSK from the coding sequence ATGAAGCAAAGTTACAAGAGATTTTTCGCGCAGATGGCGCCGCTTGCGCTGTTGACTGCCTGCACTGTTGGTCCGGATTATGTCCGGCCGATGGTAGAGGAGCCGACTGCCTTCAAGGAGATGGACAGTTGGAAGACTGCCCAGCCAAGGGACCAGGAGATCAAGGGAAAGTGGTGGGAGTCTTTCAATGATGCGCCGCTCAACTCGCTGGAGGATCAGGTCAACATCTCAAATCAAAACCTGGCCCAATCGGAAGCCCAGTTTCGTCAGGCGCGGGCACTCGTCCAGTCCGCTCGGGCGGGTTATTTTCCGACCCTCTCCGCCGACGCCTCGGATATGCGTTCCCACCAGTCCTCGGGACTCAGAACCCGGCCTTCGGTTTCTACCGTCCCGATTACAACCTACTCGCTGTCGCTCAATGCCGCCTGGGAGTTGGACGTGTGGGGCAGGGTGCGACGGACAGTCGAAGCGAACCAGGCAAGCGCCCAAGCGAGCGCCGCGGACCTCGAAGCCGCGCGCCTCTCCGTTCAAGCCGAACTGGCGCAGAATTACTTCCAGCTCCGCGCCGTGGATGCGCAGAAGCAGCTGCTTGACGACACCGTCGCCGCTTATGAGAAGTCGCTGCGGCTCACCCAGAACCAGTATGCCGCCGGTGTTGTCGCCAAAGCGGACATGGTGCAGGCGCAAACCCAGCTCAAAACCACGCAAGCCCAAGCGGTCGATGTGGGCGTACAGCGTGCGCAGTTGGAACATGCCATTGCGCTGCTGGTCGGAAAACCCGCGTCCACTTTTTCCATTCCAGTTGCGCCTCTCGCCGTAGCGCCGCCACCGATCCCCATCGGACTGCCCTCGGAATTGCTTGAGCGCCGGCCCGATATCGCGGCGGCGGAGCGGCGGGTGGCGGCCGCAAACGCCCAGATCGGGGTGGCCAAGGCGGCGTACTTCCCGGCGATCACTCTTTCCGCGTCAAGCGGCTTCGAGAGTTCCAGTTTCGCTAGGTGGTTCACATTGCCCAGCCGCTTTTGGTCGGTCGGGCCGGCGATCGCGGAAACCCTGTTTGACGCTGGCTTGAGACGCGCGCAGTCCGACCAGGCCATCGCGGCCTACGATGCGAACGTGGCTGCTTATCGCCAAACCGTGCTGACCGGGTTTCAGGAGGTGGAAGACAACTTGGCGGCAGCGCGCATTCTCGAGCAGGAAGCCCAAGTGCAGGATGAAGCGGTGCAGTCCGCCCGAGAATCCGTAGCCTTGACCACCAATCAGTACAAGGCGGGAACCGTCAGCTATCTGAATGTCGTCACGGTACAGGCCACGGCGCTGAGCAACGAGCGGACTGCGGTGGACATCCTCAACCGCAGACTGACTGCCAGCGTGCTCTTGATCAAAGCGCTGGGTGGTGATTGGAATATATCGGGTTTGCCAGCGAGCGCGGATCTGGCGATTAGTTCGAAGTGA